In one window of Romboutsia hominis DNA:
- a CDS encoding NADH-dependent [FeFe] hydrogenase, group A6 gives MSLVNLTINGKSVSVPKGSTILEAAKEVNVQIPNLCHLKMKEINMINQCASCRVCMVSAGRGLVPACGTLVKEGMDVQTNTKEALKARKNVVELLLSDHPQDCLVCEKNGNCELQSIAADLGIRKIRYKGEQSTSPKDTSTESIVKDHDKCILCRRCETMCNDIQSVGVLSGINRGFGTEVSTFFNSYLCETECTFCGQCIAVCPTGALTEVNNIPTVWNALNQKEKTVAVQVAPAVRVALGEEFGLEPGTITTGKMVSALKALGFKYVFDTNFSADLTILEEASEFLHRLKKGKNLPILTSCCPAWINFVEKNYPEFLNLPSSCKSPQEMFGAIAKNYFAPKVINIKPKDMYIVSVMPCVAKKYECSRTELGQEEVLDVDVSITTRELAKMIKEAGIDFLTLDEKDFDNPLGKSSGAADIFGTTGGVLEAALRTAYEWVTDKELADVNFTQVRGMEGIKEASIDIDGTIVNVCIASSLGNARKVMDEVKNGNSKYHIIEVMACPGGCIAGAGQPYHHGDYDVVKKRALGLYNIDRNKKLRKSHENPAIVALYDEFLGEPHGKVAHKFLHTHYFDKSLVYNVNNGECTCIKESDATV, from the coding sequence ATGAGTTTAGTTAACTTAACTATAAATGGCAAGTCTGTTTCAGTTCCTAAAGGCAGTACTATTTTAGAAGCTGCAAAAGAAGTAAATGTTCAAATACCTAATCTTTGTCACCTAAAAATGAAAGAAATAAATATGATTAACCAATGCGCATCTTGCCGTGTATGTATGGTTAGTGCTGGAAGAGGTTTAGTTCCTGCTTGCGGTACTTTAGTTAAAGAAGGTATGGATGTTCAAACCAATACTAAAGAAGCTTTAAAGGCTCGTAAAAATGTTGTTGAATTATTATTATCAGACCATCCTCAAGATTGTTTAGTTTGTGAGAAAAATGGAAACTGCGAATTACAAAGTATAGCCGCTGATTTAGGTATAAGAAAAATCAGATATAAAGGCGAACAATCAACTTCTCCAAAAGACACTTCAACAGAATCAATAGTAAAAGACCATGACAAATGCATCTTATGTAGAAGATGTGAAACAATGTGTAATGATATACAAAGTGTAGGCGTTTTATCTGGCATAAATCGTGGATTTGGCACAGAAGTTAGCACCTTCTTCAATTCTTATTTATGTGAAACTGAATGTACTTTCTGTGGTCAATGTATAGCAGTATGTCCAACAGGAGCTTTAACAGAGGTAAATAATATACCTACTGTATGGAATGCCTTAAATCAAAAAGAAAAGACTGTAGCCGTTCAAGTTGCTCCTGCTGTAAGAGTTGCTTTAGGAGAAGAATTTGGATTAGAGCCAGGTACTATAACTACAGGAAAAATGGTATCTGCGTTAAAAGCTCTTGGCTTTAAATATGTATTTGATACTAACTTCTCTGCTGACCTTACTATATTAGAGGAAGCTTCTGAGTTCTTACACAGACTTAAAAAAGGTAAAAATCTTCCTATCTTAACAAGTTGTTGCCCTGCTTGGATAAACTTTGTTGAAAAAAACTATCCAGAATTTCTAAATCTTCCTTCAAGTTGTAAATCACCACAAGAAATGTTTGGAGCTATAGCTAAGAATTATTTTGCTCCTAAAGTTATAAATATAAAACCAAAAGATATGTATATTGTTTCAGTGATGCCTTGTGTAGCTAAGAAATATGAATGTTCTAGAACTGAATTAGGTCAAGAAGAGGTTCTCGATGTTGATGTTTCTATAACTACAAGAGAACTTGCTAAAATGATAAAAGAAGCAGGTATAGATTTCTTAACATTAGATGAAAAAGATTTTGATAACCCACTAGGTAAATCTTCTGGGGCTGCTGATATATTCGGTACTACTGGCGGTGTTTTAGAGGCTGCTCTTCGTACTGCTTATGAATGGGTAACTGATAAAGAACTTGCTGATGTAAACTTCACTCAAGTTAGAGGGATGGAAGGTATAAAGGAAGCTAGTATAGATATAGATGGTACTATTGTAAATGTATGTATAGCTAGTAGCCTTGGAAATGCTAGAAAAGTCATGGATGAAGTTAAAAACGGAAACTCTAAGTACCATATAATAGAGGTAATGGCTTGTCCTGGTGGATGTATTGCTGGTGCTGGTCAACCATATCATCATGGTGATTATGATGTTGTTAAGAAAAGGGCTTTAGGGTTATATAATATAGATAGAAATAAAAAACTTCGTAAATCTCATGAAAATCCTGCTATAGTAGCATTATATGATGAATTCTTAGGAGAACCTCATGGAAAAGTTGCTCATAAATTCCTTCATACTCACTATTTTGATAAGAGCTTAGTTTACAATGTAAATAATGGAGAATGCACTTGTATAAAAGAGTCTGATGCAACAGTTTAA
- a CDS encoding complex I 24 kDa subunit family protein → MCDFYSRNKHLFDQLDNFIDSLETRKGALIQVLHHAQGIFGFLPKEVQLYIAKALDVAPSKVYGVVSFYSYFTTEPRGEYKISVCLGTVCFVKGADKILAQFEKELGIKSGETTKDLKFSLEGLRCVGACGLAPVVVVNGKVYGQVKPEDVTSILDNYRETEVNC, encoded by the coding sequence ATGTGTGACTTTTATTCACGTAACAAGCATTTATTTGACCAATTAGACAACTTCATTGATTCTCTTGAAACTAGAAAGGGCGCTTTAATCCAAGTACTACACCATGCTCAAGGTATATTTGGCTTCTTGCCTAAAGAAGTACAACTTTATATAGCTAAAGCTTTAGATGTTGCTCCATCTAAAGTGTACGGTGTTGTTAGTTTCTATTCTTACTTTACCACTGAGCCAAGAGGTGAATATAAAATAAGTGTATGTTTAGGTACTGTTTGCTTCGTTAAAGGTGCAGATAAAATATTAGCACAATTTGAAAAAGAACTTGGTATAAAATCTGGAGAAACTACAAAGGATCTTAAATTCTCTCTTGAGGGATTAAGATGTGTTGGTGCATGTGGCCTTGCTCCGGTTGTTGTGGTAAATGGTAAAGTTTATGGACAAGTTAAGCCTGAAGATGTTACTAGTATCTTAGACAATTATAGAGAGACAGAAGTAAATTGCTAA
- a CDS encoding DUF3899 domain-containing protein produces MKNTFQLLAINAIISLLYSIINKFSAYSFLNCAFIVGMIYFLFGLLCFVWEKGFFNITLFSFNKLSQEFQRRKGVLTEDINMTIEDYVNRENSFYLTNSLLISGLLISTITIGISFMFIS; encoded by the coding sequence ATGAAAAATACTTTTCAACTTCTTGCAATTAATGCTATTATCAGTTTATTATATTCAATTATCAACAAATTTAGTGCATATTCATTTTTAAATTGTGCATTTATTGTTGGTATGATTTATTTCCTTTTCGGATTATTATGTTTCGTTTGGGAAAAAGGATTTTTTAATATCACACTTTTCTCTTTTAATAAATTAAGTCAAGAATTTCAAAGAAGAAAAGGCGTATTAACAGAAGATATTAACATGACAATTGAAGATTACGTTAATAGAGAAAATAGCTTTTATCTTACAAATAGTTTATTAATATCTGGTTTGTTAATATCAACAATTACTATTGGTATAAGTTTTATGTTTATATCATAA
- a CDS encoding NADH-quinone oxidoreductase subunit NuoF yields MSKIKSFEELKSLVAKYKPALDMRENHSKGNLTKRELLVCGGTGCTSADSNLIIENLRNEIKNAGLESQAEVHLTGCFGFCAKGPIVKVFPDNVFYVQVTPDDAKEIVDTHLVKHEVVERLLFEEPALGHRKVEKHDDMSFYKKQSRVALRNCGHINPENINEYLGCQGYVALGKCINELTPEQVIEEMKASGLRGRGGAGFPTGVKWESTAQTPPGQKYVVCNADEGDPGAFMDRSILEGDPHSVLEAMAICGYAVGADTGHIYIRAEYPLAIERLKVAISQAQEIGLLGDNILGTDFNFNIDLKYGAGAFVCGEGTALINSIEGKRGEPRMKTYSSSKRGLWDKPTCLNNVETFANIPAIINEGAEWFTKYGTENSPGTKVFALGGKINNVGLVEVPMGTTLREIVYEIGGGIPNEREFKAVQTGGPSGGCIASNNLDTPIDFKSLSSIGSMMGSGGMLVLDDSDCMVDICKFFLEFTVEESCGKCTPCRIGNKRLLEMLTKITEGKGTLQDLADLKELATTIKTTSLCGLGKCAPNPVLSTLDNFYDEYVAHVVDKKCPSGKCQALLDYIITDDCKGCTKCSRICPAGCISGKPKEKHVIDVSKCLKCGACMDNCKFNAIIKQ; encoded by the coding sequence ATGAGTAAGATAAAATCTTTTGAAGAATTAAAAAGCCTGGTTGCAAAGTATAAACCAGCCCTTGATATGAGAGAAAATCATTCTAAAGGGAACTTAACAAAAAGAGAATTATTAGTCTGTGGAGGTACTGGATGTACTTCTGCAGATAGTAATCTTATAATAGAAAATTTGAGAAATGAAATAAAAAATGCAGGTCTTGAAAGTCAAGCTGAAGTTCATCTTACAGGATGTTTTGGATTCTGTGCTAAGGGTCCAATAGTTAAGGTCTTCCCTGATAATGTTTTCTATGTTCAAGTAACTCCTGACGATGCTAAGGAGATAGTTGATACACATCTAGTTAAGCATGAAGTTGTTGAAAGATTATTATTTGAAGAACCTGCCCTTGGTCATAGAAAAGTTGAAAAACATGACGATATGTCCTTCTATAAAAAGCAATCTCGTGTTGCTCTTAGAAATTGTGGTCATATAAATCCTGAAAATATAAACGAATATCTAGGATGTCAAGGATACGTTGCACTTGGTAAATGTATAAATGAATTAACACCAGAACAAGTTATTGAGGAAATGAAAGCTTCTGGCCTTAGAGGTAGGGGTGGTGCCGGTTTCCCTACAGGAGTTAAATGGGAATCTACTGCTCAAACTCCTCCAGGTCAAAAATATGTTGTATGTAACGCCGATGAAGGTGATCCAGGTGCATTCATGGATAGATCTATACTTGAAGGTGACCCTCACAGCGTATTAGAAGCTATGGCTATATGTGGCTATGCTGTAGGTGCTGATACAGGTCACATATACATAAGGGCTGAGTACCCTCTTGCAATAGAAAGGTTAAAAGTTGCTATATCTCAAGCCCAAGAAATTGGTCTTCTTGGAGACAATATATTAGGTACAGATTTTAACTTTAATATAGACTTAAAGTATGGTGCTGGAGCATTCGTTTGCGGTGAAGGTACTGCTCTCATTAATTCAATAGAAGGTAAACGTGGAGAGCCTCGAATGAAGACTTATAGTTCTTCTAAGCGTGGTTTATGGGATAAACCAACTTGCTTAAACAACGTTGAAACTTTCGCTAATATCCCTGCAATAATAAATGAAGGGGCCGAATGGTTTACTAAGTACGGTACTGAAAATTCTCCAGGAACTAAAGTTTTCGCACTTGGTGGAAAAATAAATAACGTAGGTCTTGTTGAAGTTCCTATGGGCACTACTTTAAGAGAAATAGTATATGAAATAGGTGGCGGTATACCTAATGAAAGAGAGTTTAAAGCTGTTCAAACTGGAGGACCATCTGGTGGATGTATTGCATCTAACAACCTTGATACTCCTATAGATTTTAAATCATTAAGCTCTATAGGTTCTATGATGGGTTCAGGTGGTATGCTCGTTCTTGATGATTCCGATTGTATGGTAGATATATGTAAATTCTTCTTAGAATTTACTGTAGAAGAATCTTGTGGTAAATGTACTCCTTGCCGTATAGGTAATAAGAGATTACTTGAAATGCTTACAAAAATAACAGAAGGTAAAGGTACTTTACAAGATTTAGCTGATTTAAAAGAGTTGGCAACAACTATAAAGACTACTTCTTTATGTGGCCTTGGTAAATGTGCTCCTAACCCAGTTTTAAGTACACTTGATAACTTCTATGATGAGTATGTTGCTCACGTTGTAGATAAAAAATGTCCATCTGGAAAGTGTCAAGCACTTCTTGATTACATCATAACTGATGACTGTAAGGGATGTACTAAGTGTAGCAGAATATGCCCTGCTGGATGTATATCTGGTAAACCTAAAGAAAAACACGTAATAGATGTTTCTAAGTGCTTAAAGTGTGGTGCTTGTATGGATAATTGTAAATTTAATGCTATCATAAAACAATAA
- a CDS encoding ABC transporter substrate-binding protein encodes MFLKRKISVLATIALVSSSLLVGCSSTGGSSSSGGGEATSEEVLANKNARNAIAMAIDKQALCDVILNNGSIASDTFTPSNLAFDNGKDYAEYTKDKGVTYDEEKAKEAWAKAKEEVGFDTVTLELLTFDHDSGKRTGEFIQAELSDALEGLNVEVKNLPFKQKLAEETAGNFDLAYSGWGADYPDPLTFLQTMQTGNQFSKQVGYKSDEFNKLVDEATKAETTTEAYEKYAKAEELMLSDGFLAPIQQKGRTYLEKPYVSGIINYSWGADYDYRYADVDKPEKVLNIDISSDIPTMDPSKATDVSSFTVMNNTMEGLTRIDKDGKVEPGVAESWEVSEDGLTWTFKLRKDSKWSNGDPVTAKDFEYSWKRTLNPDTASEYGYIMNDIAGAAEAADKGSENVGVKAVDDYTLEVKLNRKVSYFPELVSFQVFFPQNQKFVEAQGDKYGTTADTQIYNGPFTLTNWKVEDQYTMEKNPNYWNKDIIKLDTINTKVVKETSASVNLYEDGQIDRCLLDSDFVDKYKDSKEVHNYGQASTFFLQVNGGRGASK; translated from the coding sequence ATGTTTTTAAAAAGAAAAATATCAGTATTAGCAACAATAGCATTAGTAAGTTCAAGTTTGCTTGTTGGATGCAGTAGCACAGGAGGATCTAGCTCTAGTGGTGGAGGAGAAGCTACTTCAGAAGAAGTTCTTGCTAATAAAAATGCAAGAAATGCTATAGCTATGGCTATAGATAAGCAAGCCTTATGTGATGTTATATTAAATAATGGATCAATTGCATCTGATACATTTACACCATCTAACTTGGCATTTGACAACGGAAAAGATTATGCAGAGTACACAAAAGATAAAGGTGTAACTTATGATGAAGAAAAAGCTAAAGAAGCATGGGCAAAAGCTAAAGAAGAAGTTGGATTCGATACTGTTACACTTGAGTTATTAACTTTCGACCATGACTCAGGAAAAAGAACAGGTGAATTTATCCAAGCAGAATTATCTGATGCATTAGAAGGATTAAATGTAGAAGTTAAAAATCTTCCTTTCAAGCAAAAATTAGCAGAGGAGACAGCTGGAAACTTTGACTTAGCTTACTCAGGATGGGGAGCTGACTATCCAGATCCATTAACATTCCTACAAACAATGCAAACTGGAAACCAATTCTCTAAGCAAGTTGGATATAAAAGTGATGAATTTAATAAATTAGTAGATGAAGCTACAAAAGCAGAAACTACAACTGAAGCATATGAAAAATACGCAAAAGCAGAAGAATTAATGTTATCTGATGGATTCTTAGCGCCAATTCAACAAAAAGGAAGAACTTATTTAGAGAAGCCTTATGTTTCAGGAATAATAAATTATTCTTGGGGAGCTGACTATGATTATAGATATGCAGATGTAGATAAACCAGAAAAAGTTCTTAATATAGATATAAGTTCAGATATACCTACAATGGACCCAAGTAAAGCAACAGACGTTTCATCTTTCACAGTTATGAATAATACTATGGAAGGATTAACTAGAATAGATAAAGATGGTAAAGTTGAGCCAGGTGTGGCTGAATCTTGGGAAGTTTCTGAAGATGGATTAACTTGGACTTTCAAGTTAAGAAAAGATTCTAAGTGGTCAAATGGAGACCCTGTAACAGCTAAAGATTTTGAGTATTCTTGGAAAAGAACTTTAAACCCTGATACAGCATCTGAGTATGGATACATAATGAATGATATAGCAGGGGCAGCAGAAGCAGCTGATAAAGGTTCAGAAAATGTAGGGGTTAAGGCTGTTGATGATTATACATTAGAAGTTAAGTTAAACAGAAAAGTTTCTTACTTCCCTGAATTAGTATCATTCCAAGTATTCTTCCCACAAAATCAAAAATTTGTTGAAGCTCAGGGAGATAAATATGGTACTACAGCAGATACTCAAATATATAATGGACCATTTACTTTAACAAATTGGAAAGTAGAAGACCAATATACTATGGAAAAAAATCCTAACTATTGGAATAAAGATATAATCAAATTAGATACTATAAATACTAAAGTAGTTAAGGAAACTAGTGCTTCAGTTAACTTATATGAAGATGGTCAAATAGATAGATGTCTATTAGATTCTGACTTTGTTGATAAATATAAAGATAGTAAGGAAGTTCACAACTACGGTCAAGCGTCTACATTCTTCTTACAAGTAAATGGTGGGAGAGGAGCTTCTAAATAA
- the hprK gene encoding HPr(Ser) kinase/phosphatase, translating into MNFIDKVSIKEIIKDLELEVVYMPDNKEYYVYSQDVNRPGLQYAGYFEHFAYDRIQIIGRAEYNYFSYLDAERRENVLDKLFSYEIPALIVTRGLEVNSDVIKYAKKYGRIILSTKRNTTRFINRLSNYLDDRMAPHTTLHGVLVDVYGIGVLIKGESSIGKSETALELVQRGHRLVADDAVEIRRLDESVLLGQSPELLRHFLEIRGIGIIDVRSLYGAGAVKNSKTIDLVVHLEAWNEDKYYDRLGLDKEFEEILEVSVEKLVVPVKPGRNTAMIIEVAAMNFRQKGMGYDAAQEFTKKLSQLIDTKKC; encoded by the coding sequence ATGAATTTCATCGATAAGGTTTCAATCAAAGAAATTATAAAGGATTTAGAATTAGAAGTAGTATATATGCCTGATAATAAAGAGTACTATGTATATTCTCAGGATGTAAATAGGCCAGGATTACAATATGCTGGATATTTTGAACATTTTGCTTATGATAGAATTCAAATAATAGGAAGAGCAGAATATAATTACTTTAGTTATTTAGATGCAGAAAGAAGAGAAAATGTACTAGATAAATTATTTTCTTATGAAATTCCTGCACTTATAGTAACAAGAGGATTGGAAGTTAATTCTGATGTCATAAAATATGCTAAGAAGTATGGAAGAATAATTTTAAGCACAAAGAGAAATACAACTAGATTTATAAACAGATTATCAAATTATTTAGATGATAGAATGGCACCTCATACTACATTGCATGGTGTATTAGTGGATGTATATGGTATAGGAGTATTAATAAAGGGAGAAAGTAGCATTGGTAAATCAGAAACAGCTTTAGAATTAGTTCAAAGAGGTCATAGATTAGTTGCCGATGATGCAGTAGAAATAAGAAGATTAGATGAAAGTGTACTTTTAGGGCAATCCCCAGAGTTACTTAGACATTTTTTAGAAATAAGAGGGATTGGTATAATAGATGTGAGAAGCTTGTATGGTGCTGGCGCTGTAAAAAATAGTAAAACTATTGATTTAGTAGTGCACTTAGAGGCTTGGAATGAAGATAAATATTATGATAGATTAGGATTAGACAAAGAATTTGAAGAAATTTTAGAAGTAAGTGTCGAGAAGTTAGTTGTACCAGTTAAACCTGGTAGAAATACAGCTATGATAATAGAAGTTGCAGCCATGAACTTTAGGCAAAAGGGAATGGGATATGATGCAGCACAAGAATTTACTAAAAAATTATCTCAACTTATAGATACTAAGAAGTGCTAA
- the uvrC gene encoding excinuclease ABC subunit UvrC, producing the protein MFDIQDHLKKLPAQPGVYLMKDKFDNIIYVGKAVSLKNRVRQYFQSSKNHPSKVKSMVKNIYKFEYIITDSELEALILECNLIKQYRPKYNVLLRDDKTYPYIKVTTNEDFPRVLKVRRVLKDKARYFGPYTNTTAVNDTLEIIRNTYPIRTCNIDIDKAIKNKMRPCLNMHIKKCVGPCTGNVSKEDYNKMIEEIILFLSGKEEKLIEILTEKMNKCAMEFNFEDAAMYRDKIRSLEEMMQKQKIDATTSDLNQDVIAMARAHDEACVQVFFIRNGKIVGREHFILEGVMESERASILSSFVKQFYMEQEYIPKELIIEDEIEDSFILEEWLSAKKGQKVTIRVPQKGEKKNLVEMVRKNAVEYLEKFSDMNKRKYEKSIGALDELKNILGLDKRPKRIESFDISNIQGVDSIGSMVVFTDGKKDKKEYRRYKIKTVIGPNDFDSMAEIVERRLKYGDLPDLILLDGGKGQVSAVKKVLERYNVEIPLWGMYKDDKHRTKGLISQEKEIELDKTSNLYRFVASIQEEVHNYAITYHRSLRNKSLTKSVLDDIQGIGEKRKKALLNHFKDIESIKKANIEELLEVEGMNRAACENVYNYFRKG; encoded by the coding sequence TTGTTTGACATACAGGATCATTTAAAGAAACTTCCAGCACAACCTGGTGTATATTTAATGAAAGATAAGTTTGATAATATTATATATGTAGGAAAGGCTGTATCCTTAAAAAATAGAGTAAGACAATATTTTCAATCATCTAAAAATCATCCTTCAAAAGTAAAGTCTATGGTTAAAAATATATATAAATTTGAGTATATTATTACAGATTCAGAATTAGAAGCACTTATATTAGAATGTAATCTGATTAAGCAATATAGACCTAAATATAATGTTTTATTAAGGGATGATAAAACATACCCATATATTAAGGTAACAACTAATGAAGATTTTCCTAGAGTATTAAAAGTTAGAAGAGTACTAAAGGATAAGGCAAGGTATTTTGGTCCATATACTAATACAACAGCAGTGAATGATACATTAGAGATAATAAGAAATACTTATCCAATAAGAACTTGTAATATAGATATAGATAAAGCTATAAAGAACAAAATGAGACCATGCTTAAATATGCATATAAAAAAGTGTGTAGGCCCATGTACAGGAAATGTAAGCAAGGAAGATTACAATAAAATGATAGAAGAAATAATACTTTTCTTATCAGGTAAAGAAGAAAAATTAATTGAAATACTGACTGAGAAAATGAATAAATGTGCTATGGAATTTAATTTTGAAGATGCAGCTATGTACAGAGATAAAATTAGAAGTTTAGAAGAAATGATGCAAAAGCAAAAAATAGATGCCACTACATCAGACTTAAATCAAGATGTTATAGCAATGGCAAGAGCACATGATGAAGCTTGTGTTCAAGTATTCTTTATTAGAAATGGTAAAATAGTAGGTAGAGAACATTTTATATTAGAAGGGGTTATGGAAAGTGAGAGAGCATCTATATTATCATCCTTTGTTAAGCAGTTTTACATGGAACAAGAGTATATACCAAAGGAATTAATAATAGAAGATGAAATAGAAGACAGTTTTATACTAGAAGAATGGTTATCTGCTAAAAAAGGGCAAAAAGTTACTATAAGGGTTCCTCAAAAAGGAGAAAAGAAAAATCTAGTAGAAATGGTAAGAAAAAATGCTGTAGAATATCTTGAGAAATTTTCCGATATGAACAAGAGAAAGTACGAAAAAAGTATTGGAGCTTTAGATGAGTTAAAAAATATATTAGGATTAGACAAAAGACCAAAAAGAATAGAGTCCTTTGATATATCAAATATACAAGGTGTAGACTCTATTGGTTCTATGGTAGTATTTACTGATGGAAAAAAAGATAAAAAGGAATATCGTAGATATAAAATAAAAACAGTTATAGGTCCTAATGATTTTGATTCTATGGCAGAAATAGTAGAAAGAAGATTGAAGTATGGAGATTTACCAGATTTAATTCTTTTAGATGGAGGAAAAGGACAAGTTAGTGCAGTAAAAAAAGTTTTAGAAAGATATAATGTAGAAATACCTCTATGGGGAATGTATAAAGACGATAAACATAGAACAAAGGGACTTATTTCCCAGGAAAAAGAGATTGAACTAGATAAAACATCTAACTTGTATAGATTTGTCGCAAGTATTCAAGAAGAAGTTCATAACTATGCTATAACATATCACAGAAGTTTAAGAAATAAATCTTTGACAAAATCAGTTCTAGATGATATACAAGGAATAGGGGAAAAAAGAAAAAAAGCTCTATTAAATCACTTTAAAGATATAGAATCTATAAAAAAAGCTAACATTGAAGAATTATTAGAAGTGGAAGGAATGAATAGAGCAGCCTGTGAGAATGTTTACAATTATTTCAGAAAGGGATAA
- the cls gene encoding cardiolipin synthase, with product MNLSFVKDSAYEMFVTLIYILNFSAVIHLIFREKRDTQTTMAWILILLTIPAVGFVLYITFGHGISKDNMFKIKEEEDRILKDNIVNTHAKLECDNSLDPSLLANKDIIYALANSNYAHYSTNNSVDIYEKPKEFFDSLLDELKKAKEYINIQFYIFKDDDIGNKVIDILLEKLDEGVEVRLLYDAVGSRLFSDKSIAKLKKAGVKVGCFFPSFMKIVNFNLNYRNHRKIVVIDGNVGFVGGNNVGDEYLGKDPKFGYWRDTHLKLTGECVRDLNIRFMLDWRFTTQENLDMDKYFIQKNTMVPTETSCDNVGVQIVSSGPDITELDEIKYGYMKMIQGAKKYLYIQSPYFILDKTLVDILRVACLSGVDVRIMIPSKPDHPFVYWASYSYAGELLKFGAKLYTYDENAFLHAKTIVIDDTICSIGTANMDIRSFELNFEVNAFMYSPEVAKKQKKIFENDILKSKEITLDIYNSRSNIVRIKQSISRLLSPVL from the coding sequence ATGAACTTATCTTTTGTTAAAGATTCAGCCTATGAAATGTTTGTGACACTAATCTATATATTAAACTTTTCTGCAGTTATACATCTTATATTTAGAGAAAAAAGAGATACTCAAACTACAATGGCATGGATTCTTATACTTTTAACCATTCCTGCTGTAGGCTTTGTATTGTATATTACTTTTGGACATGGAATCTCTAAAGATAATATGTTTAAGATTAAAGAAGAAGAAGATAGAATTTTAAAAGATAATATAGTTAACACTCACGCTAAGTTAGAATGTGATAACAGTCTAGATCCTAGCTTATTAGCTAATAAGGATATTATTTATGCTCTAGCTAATTCTAACTATGCACATTATTCAACTAATAACTCTGTTGATATATATGAAAAACCTAAGGAATTTTTTGATTCTCTATTAGATGAATTAAAAAAGGCTAAGGAATATATAAATATACAGTTTTATATATTTAAAGATGATGACATCGGAAATAAAGTAATAGATATTCTATTAGAAAAATTAGATGAGGGTGTAGAAGTAAGGCTTCTATATGATGCTGTAGGAAGTAGACTCTTCTCAGATAAATCTATAGCTAAGTTAAAAAAAGCAGGAGTTAAAGTTGGTTGCTTCTTCCCTTCTTTTATGAAAATAGTAAACTTCAACCTAAACTATAGAAATCATCGTAAAATCGTTGTTATAGATGGTAATGTTGGTTTCGTTGGTGGGAATAATGTTGGTGATGAATATTTAGGTAAAGACCCTAAATTTGGTTACTGGAGAGATACTCACCTTAAACTTACAGGAGAATGTGTAAGAGATTTAAATATTAGATTTATGCTTGATTGGAGATTTACAACTCAGGAAAATTTAGATATGGATAAGTATTTCATTCAAAAAAATACTATGGTTCCAACTGAAACTTCTTGTGACAATGTTGGTGTTCAAATTGTATCTAGTGGTCCTGATATAACAGAATTAGATGAAATAAAATATGGGTATATGAAAATGATTCAGGGAGCTAAGAAGTATCTTTATATACAAAGCCCTTATTTTATCTTAGATAAAACTTTAGTAGATATACTAAGGGTAGCATGTCTATCTGGTGTTGATGTTAGAATAATGATACCATCTAAACCTGACCACCCATTTGTATATTGGGCATCTTACTCTTATGCAGGTGAGCTATTAAAATTCGGTGCAAAACTGTATACTTATGACGAGAATGCATTTTTACATGCTAAGACCATAGTTATTGATGATACTATCTGTTCTATTGGTACAGCTAATATGGATATAAGAAGTTTCGAGTTAAACTTTGAGGTTAATGCATTTATGTACTCTCCTGAAGTTGCTAAGAAACAAAAGAAAATATTTGAAAATGACATTCTAAAATCTAAAGAAATTACCTTAGATATATATAATTCAAGATCAAATATAGTGAGAATAAAACAGTCTATTTCTAGACTTTTATCTCCTGTATTGTAA